The Kroppenstedtia pulmonis genome has a segment encoding these proteins:
- a CDS encoding ABC transporter ATP-binding protein produces the protein MITFSSVTKTYEDGTKAIQSLDFNVRDGEFFVLIGPSGCGKTTTMKMINRLIEPTSGEIRIQGQEIQTIHIHELRWNIGYVLQQIALFPHMTIAENIAVVPEMRRWDKKRIQNRVNDLLEMVGMDPSIYRERKPAELSGGQQQRVGVVRALAGDPDIILMDEPFSALDPLSREQLQQDIRNLQQEIQKTIVFVTHDMDEALTLGDRICLMREGEVVQIDTPQHLILQPNNAFVRRFIGDRKNAWLTAVDVMLDSSGHYLAGEDEMGSGLSGSHPVYIQDKQGRLKGEWDGQSLTTDVLVIDNHVKLREAVQMLKKAGREALPVVKDGQVLGVLSHQGIVDYLERESRDEKAGRS, from the coding sequence ATGATCACTTTTTCTTCCGTAACAAAAACATATGAAGACGGGACCAAAGCGATTCAATCACTGGATTTCAATGTTCGGGATGGAGAGTTTTTTGTTTTGATCGGTCCCAGCGGTTGCGGGAAAACAACAACGATGAAAATGATCAATCGTCTGATTGAGCCCACTTCCGGGGAAATCAGAATACAAGGGCAAGAAATTCAGACGATCCATATTCATGAATTACGTTGGAATATCGGCTATGTTCTGCAACAGATAGCATTGTTTCCACATATGACCATTGCGGAGAATATTGCCGTTGTGCCTGAAATGCGCAGGTGGGATAAAAAGCGGATTCAAAACCGGGTGAATGATCTGTTGGAGATGGTGGGCATGGATCCCTCCATTTATCGTGAGCGTAAGCCAGCGGAACTTTCAGGAGGACAACAGCAACGGGTGGGGGTGGTAAGGGCCCTGGCCGGGGATCCGGATATTATTTTAATGGACGAGCCTTTCAGTGCCCTGGATCCTCTCAGTCGGGAGCAACTTCAGCAGGACATCCGAAATTTGCAACAGGAGATTCAAAAAACAATTGTTTTTGTCACCCATGATATGGATGAGGCTTTAACATTAGGTGACCGGATTTGTCTGATGCGGGAGGGGGAAGTGGTGCAGATTGATACCCCGCAGCATCTGATTCTACAACCAAATAATGCCTTTGTTCGCCGCTTTATCGGTGATCGGAAAAATGCTTGGTTGACGGCTGTGGATGTCATGTTGGATTCATCCGGCCACTACTTGGCAGGTGAGGATGAGATGGGATCCGGATTATCCGGCAGTCACCCTGTCTATATACAGGATAAACAGGGGCGATTAAAGGGAGAGTGGGATGGTCAAAGTCTGACAACCGATGTTTTGGTCATTGATAATCACGTAAAGTTACGTGAAGCCGTTCAAATGTTGAAAAAAGCGGGGCGGGAAGCTTTGCCTGTGGTAAAGGATGGACAAGTATTGGGGGTTTTGTCCCATCAGGGAATCGTGGATTATCTGGAACGGGAGAGCCGGGATGAAAAGGCGGGACGATCATGA
- a CDS encoding antibiotic biosynthesis monooxygenase family protein, whose amino-acid sequence MYQVHNRIPLKSEEQLQTLVEQFQSAPTRMKNVPGFHSFRLLKTEDGSHLIAETVFESKEHFVQWTQSEHFAKAHGGRRGSEDKKPNLESFEILI is encoded by the coding sequence ATGTATCAAGTCCATAACCGCATCCCTCTGAAGTCGGAAGAACAGCTTCAAACCTTGGTGGAACAATTTCAATCCGCTCCCACTCGGATGAAAAACGTCCCCGGTTTTCACTCCTTTCGCCTGTTGAAAACAGAGGATGGATCCCACTTGATCGCAGAGACGGTTTTTGAAAGCAAGGAACATTTTGTCCAGTGGACCCAAAGTGAGCATTTTGCAAAAGCTCATGGTGGCCGCAGGGGTTCGGAAGACAAAAAACCAAATCTGGAGTCTTTCGAAATCTTAATATAA
- a CDS encoding NfeD family protein, which yields MALMDVYWTFFIGGLIVTVILWLIGDPLEGILNFLFNWGIPAFQPITLTGGITAFGAAGLILQQTTDLPSLYILASSAGIACLSFFSLYLLVVKPMSMAEASTGFRLRDLVGKKGEVILAIPKNGCGEVLVWTGGSNTNQIAASANGTAIPQGTEVIVDRVEDDTLWVSSVEKEKGVDEYC from the coding sequence ATGGCTTTAATGGATGTATACTGGACCTTTTTTATCGGGGGTCTGATCGTAACTGTTATTCTTTGGTTGATAGGTGATCCGTTGGAGGGAATACTGAACTTTTTATTCAATTGGGGCATTCCCGCTTTCCAACCCATCACTCTGACAGGGGGAATAACCGCTTTTGGTGCTGCCGGACTTATTCTTCAGCAAACGACAGACTTGCCGTCTCTTTATATCCTTGCATCTTCTGCGGGTATTGCCTGTCTGTCCTTTTTCAGCCTGTATTTGTTAGTAGTAAAACCAATGAGTATGGCTGAAGCATCCACCGGATTCCGACTCCGGGATTTGGTAGGGAAAAAAGGAGAAGTGATTCTTGCCATTCCGAAAAATGGATGCGGGGAAGTGCTTGTGTGGACCGGTGGTAGCAACACCAACCAGATTGCTGCCAGTGCCAACGGAACCGCGATCCCCCAAGGTACCGAAGTGATCGTGGACAGGGTGGAAGATGACACTCTCTGGGTATCATCGGTGGAAAAGGAAAAAGGAGTGGATGAGTATTGTTGA
- a CDS encoding flotillin family protein: MLTSLSILVFAVAGFLVLAISFWARYKTVGADDAMIVTGSMLGNKNVMADDSGRKMKIIRGGGAFIIPIFQQAERLSLLSHKLTVSTPEVYTEQGVPVMADGVAIIKIGGSLEDIATAAEQFMGKKVAVLKDEAEEVLEGHLRAILGTMTVEEIYKNRERFAQEVQAVAAKDLKKMGLQIVSFTIKDVRDNNGYLEALGRPRIAAVRRDADIAEANARRDTEIQTSKAREEGTKATLISETHIAEAEKEKEIQIAQFKIEQDMKKAEADQAYQLQENRYKQQVVDEEMKIDLVRKNKAIELEEKEIIRREKQYDAEVRKKADADRYSKEQAAQASRFEREAQARAEAEAIKAKGIAEAQAHKSQGEAQADVIRAKGLAEAEAKEKLAEAFDRYGQAAILDLITKMLPELAGKVAEPMGQIDKITVVDSGSEADGATRVSQYVTRLMAQAPEMVQQVSGLDINQMIQQAVPKPIPPVQRETEEDPDDSV, translated from the coding sequence TTGTTGACCAGTCTCAGCATTCTTGTCTTTGCAGTTGCTGGCTTTTTGGTCCTGGCCATCTCGTTTTGGGCTCGGTATAAAACCGTTGGCGCTGATGATGCCATGATTGTCACCGGGAGTATGCTGGGGAACAAAAATGTAATGGCAGATGACTCCGGCCGTAAGATGAAAATCATCCGGGGTGGCGGAGCCTTTATCATTCCGATCTTCCAACAGGCGGAACGGCTGTCTCTTCTTTCCCACAAACTGACTGTGTCTACACCAGAGGTGTACACCGAACAGGGCGTTCCGGTGATGGCGGACGGGGTTGCGATCATCAAAATCGGCGGAAGTTTGGAAGATATCGCCACAGCCGCAGAGCAATTTATGGGCAAAAAAGTGGCTGTGTTAAAAGACGAAGCCGAAGAAGTGTTGGAAGGACATTTACGGGCAATTCTCGGTACGATGACGGTAGAGGAAATCTATAAAAACAGGGAACGGTTCGCCCAGGAAGTGCAGGCAGTGGCCGCCAAGGACCTGAAAAAAATGGGACTGCAAATCGTCTCTTTCACCATTAAGGATGTAAGGGACAATAACGGCTATCTGGAAGCACTGGGCCGTCCCCGTATTGCCGCTGTACGGCGGGATGCAGACATAGCCGAGGCAAATGCCCGACGGGATACGGAGATTCAGACATCGAAAGCCCGGGAAGAGGGAACCAAGGCTACACTGATATCAGAAACCCATATCGCTGAAGCGGAAAAAGAAAAAGAGATCCAGATCGCCCAGTTCAAGATTGAACAGGATATGAAAAAAGCCGAAGCGGACCAAGCTTATCAATTACAAGAAAATCGATACAAACAGCAAGTTGTGGACGAAGAGATGAAAATCGATTTGGTTCGTAAAAACAAGGCCATCGAGCTGGAAGAAAAAGAGATTATCCGCCGGGAGAAACAATATGATGCGGAAGTCCGTAAAAAAGCGGATGCCGATCGTTATTCCAAAGAGCAGGCTGCTCAAGCCTCCCGTTTTGAACGGGAAGCCCAGGCTCGTGCCGAAGCGGAAGCCATCAAAGCCAAGGGAATTGCTGAAGCACAGGCTCACAAGTCACAAGGGGAAGCCCAGGCAGATGTCATTCGGGCCAAAGGGCTTGCAGAGGCAGAAGCAAAGGAGAAGCTGGCAGAAGCCTTTGATCGCTATGGACAGGCGGCGATCCTGGATCTGATTACCAAAATGTTGCCGGAGTTGGCAGGAAAAGTGGCAGAGCCTATGGGTCAAATCGACAAGATCACAGTGGTGGATTCCGGCAGCGAGGCTGACGGAGCCACCCGTGTCAGTCAGTATGTCACCCGTCTAATGGCCCAGGCACCTGAGATGGTCCAGCAAGTATCTGGCTTGGATATCAATCAAATGATCCAACAAGCTGTACCAAAACCCATCCCTCCGGTTCAGAGGGAAACAGAGGAAGATCCCGACGATTCCGTCTAA
- a CDS encoding N-acetylglucosamine kinase, whose product MKYIIGVDGGGSKTKAVAFDIQGNELAVGESGFGNLMVDEEQAIRHIEEAILQCTQGLTMDECSYLYLGLAGIEGSPRQKELRKRWEERFRAPTALVNDAYIAHAASLRGHDGILTISGTGSVSLGVREGRKEMAGGWGHLLGDEGSGYWIVIEAFKQLIREEEEECSWSALSLRIMEELGFTSAQDIKSFIYHSPKSKVAELVPLVVKVADGGDQTAVSLLQKAGTELADLTCRLYRKLGFPGSVSVGLKGSVLLRIPLVQETLMEKVRQNLGDVQFIAEDTSPVKGAYYLAIKQLREG is encoded by the coding sequence TTGAAGTATATCATCGGGGTGGATGGCGGGGGGAGCAAAACAAAAGCTGTCGCTTTCGACATACAGGGGAATGAATTGGCTGTAGGGGAAAGCGGCTTTGGCAATTTGATGGTGGATGAAGAACAGGCCATCCGTCATATTGAAGAGGCAATCCTTCAATGTACACAGGGGTTGACGATGGATGAGTGTTCTTATCTGTATCTGGGATTGGCCGGAATTGAAGGAAGCCCTCGCCAGAAAGAACTGAGGAAAAGATGGGAAGAACGGTTCCGTGCCCCAACTGCTCTGGTCAATGATGCTTACATTGCCCATGCGGCCTCTCTGAGAGGACATGACGGAATTTTAACGATTTCCGGTACCGGTTCCGTTAGTTTAGGTGTCCGGGAGGGCAGGAAAGAGATGGCCGGAGGATGGGGGCACTTGCTGGGGGATGAGGGAAGTGGTTATTGGATTGTCATCGAGGCCTTTAAGCAGCTGATCCGGGAAGAAGAAGAGGAATGTTCATGGAGCGCCCTTAGTCTTCGTATCATGGAGGAATTGGGATTTACTTCTGCTCAGGATATCAAATCCTTTATCTATCATTCTCCCAAATCGAAGGTTGCCGAGTTGGTTCCCTTGGTAGTGAAAGTGGCGGATGGAGGGGATCAGACAGCTGTCTCGTTGTTGCAAAAAGCCGGGACAGAGCTGGCAGATCTGACCTGCCGACTCTATCGGAAGTTGGGCTTTCCCGGATCGGTTTCCGTAGGTTTAAAAGGAAGTGTTCTTCTGCGTATTCCCCTTGTTCAGGAAACATTGATGGAAAAAGTAAGACAGAATCTTGGTGATGTTCAATTTATCGCAGAAGATACGTCTCCCGTCAAAGGAGCTTATTACCTGGCGATCAAACAATTAAGAGAAGGATAG
- a CDS encoding DUF871 domain-containing protein, with translation MKQLGISIYPERSTPEQDRAYIETAHQYGFKRIFTCFLSAESDKENLISGFQETVQLAGELGMEVLVDIAPRLLKQLDISYDDLSFFHELGVYGIRLDLGFTGHEEAMMTYNPYGLKIEINMSNDTRYVDNILSFKPNRDQLIGCHNFYPHRYTGLSYDHFIRCSRRFKEYGLRTAAFINSPSATFGPWPVTEGLCTLEIHRNLPLIVQAKHLFATGLVDDVIIANAYASKEELKALGRLNLDRLTFQVELEKETTDLERKIVLEEPHFNRGDISDYVIRSTQSRVKYKEEEFPPHDTRGIRRGDLLIDNHLYGQYKGELQVALKDMENSGKTNVVGRIVEEEQFLLDYMEPWDKFQFQLKE, from the coding sequence ATGAAACAGCTGGGTATATCCATTTATCCGGAACGTTCCACACCTGAGCAGGATCGCGCTTATATTGAAACGGCTCACCAATATGGATTTAAGCGCATCTTTACCTGTTTCCTGTCAGCAGAAAGTGACAAAGAAAACTTAATCAGTGGTTTTCAGGAAACGGTACAGCTGGCTGGTGAGCTTGGGATGGAGGTACTGGTGGATATTGCTCCCCGATTATTGAAACAACTGGATATTTCCTATGATGATCTATCGTTTTTTCATGAACTGGGTGTCTATGGAATTCGGTTGGATCTGGGTTTTACCGGACATGAGGAAGCGATGATGACCTATAATCCCTACGGTCTGAAGATTGAAATCAATATGAGCAATGATACCAGATATGTGGATAATATTCTCAGCTTCAAGCCGAATCGGGATCAATTGATCGGTTGTCACAATTTTTATCCCCATCGCTATACAGGTCTGTCCTATGATCATTTCATACGTTGCAGTCGCCGGTTTAAAGAGTATGGACTTCGTACGGCCGCATTTATCAATTCTCCTTCAGCCACATTCGGACCCTGGCCGGTAACGGAAGGTTTGTGTACATTGGAAATACATCGGAACCTTCCTTTGATTGTACAGGCCAAGCATTTGTTTGCCACAGGACTGGTGGATGATGTGATCATTGCCAATGCTTATGCCTCAAAAGAGGAATTGAAAGCTTTAGGCCGGCTGAATTTGGATCGGCTGACCTTTCAGGTGGAGCTGGAAAAAGAAACAACAGACTTGGAGCGAAAAATCGTATTGGAAGAGCCGCACTTTAATCGGGGGGACATTTCCGATTATGTGATTCGATCCACTCAGAGTCGTGTCAAGTATAAGGAAGAAGAGTTTCCCCCTCATGATACCCGTGGGATTCGGCGGGGTGATCTCCTGATCGATAATCATCTGTATGGTCAGTACAAGGGAGAGCTTCAAGTGGCCCTGAAGGACATGGAAAACAGCGGGAAAACCAATGTGGTGGGTCGCATTGTGGAAGAAGAGCAATTCCTGCTGGATTATATGGAGCCTTGGGATAAGTTTCAATTTCAGTTAAAGGAGTAG
- a CDS encoding PTS lactose/cellobiose transporter subunit IIA, protein MEQEIFEIITYAGNARSLAYHALQAAEDFDFEQADQKIKEADTELGKAHEIQTRLIQAELNGSQFEKSLLMIHAQDHLMTAMSEQKLVEHMLRIIQKLKEDRR, encoded by the coding sequence ATGGAACAGGAAATTTTCGAAATCATCACCTACGCCGGAAATGCCAGAAGTTTGGCATACCATGCCTTACAAGCCGCTGAAGACTTTGATTTTGAGCAAGCGGATCAAAAAATCAAGGAAGCTGACACGGAGCTGGGCAAAGCCCATGAAATCCAAACACGGTTGATTCAAGCGGAACTGAATGGCAGCCAATTTGAAAAATCCCTGTTGATGATCCATGCCCAGGATCATTTGATGACAGCGATGAGCGAACAAAAATTAGTGGAGCACATGCTTCGGATTATCCAAAAACTGAAGGAAGACAGAAGGTAA
- a CDS encoding PTS sugar transporter subunit IIB: protein MRVLMVCSGGMSSAIVVKAIQQAAEKEGYDLDIQAVGTREFENELPRYDMGLVAPQVKHQYKELKAIGDKLNKPVELIPPMGYTPIGAPKVLEMIKQVQL from the coding sequence ATGAGAGTGCTAATGGTGTGTTCAGGTGGGATGTCCAGTGCAATTGTTGTGAAGGCGATTCAGCAGGCTGCTGAAAAAGAGGGTTATGATCTGGACATTCAGGCAGTGGGGACCCGTGAATTTGAAAATGAACTTCCCCGCTATGATATGGGTTTGGTTGCCCCGCAAGTAAAACACCAGTATAAGGAACTGAAAGCAATCGGAGACAAACTGAACAAGCCGGTGGAATTGATTCCGCCCATGGGTTATACCCCGATCGGTGCACCGAAGGTACTGGAAATGATCAAGCAGGTTCAACTATAA
- the murQ gene encoding N-acetylmuramic acid 6-phosphate etherase codes for MEWKQPATEGRNPRTLHMDEWSPLKVVEAINEEDRQVAKAVSRELPVIAQVVEKVIDAFQQGGRLIYIGAGTSGRLGVLDASECPPTFSAEPGMVVGLIAGGEKALRHALEGAEDHEENGMEDLRRIRLTAKDVVVAIAASGRTPYTVGALRYAGEVGACGVALVCSPHSEMSQVARQTICVEVGPEVVTGSTRMKAGTAQKMVLNMISTAAMIGIGKTYGNLMVDVQPNNQKLRERAKRIVMEVADVSEDLAMQALKQQNYQTKPAILQLMTGISPEAAVECLEKNGNKLKEALRSCQVTE; via the coding sequence TTGGAATGGAAACAGCCGGCCACAGAGGGTCGCAATCCCCGTACTTTGCATATGGATGAATGGAGTCCACTGAAAGTAGTGGAGGCTATTAACGAAGAAGACAGACAGGTGGCTAAAGCCGTGTCCCGGGAGCTGCCTGTCATTGCCCAGGTGGTGGAAAAGGTGATCGATGCCTTTCAACAAGGCGGGCGGCTTATTTACATTGGGGCGGGAACCAGTGGCCGCTTGGGTGTATTGGATGCTTCAGAGTGTCCTCCCACCTTCAGTGCCGAACCGGGAATGGTGGTGGGACTGATCGCCGGTGGTGAAAAAGCCCTTCGTCATGCTTTGGAAGGAGCCGAAGATCATGAAGAAAACGGAATGGAGGATCTGCGGCGCATCCGGCTGACAGCCAAAGACGTGGTGGTGGCGATTGCCGCCAGCGGACGTACCCCCTATACAGTGGGGGCGTTGCGTTATGCTGGCGAAGTCGGGGCCTGTGGTGTCGCCTTGGTCTGTTCTCCACATTCCGAAATGAGCCAGGTTGCCCGGCAAACCATCTGTGTGGAAGTAGGACCGGAGGTGGTGACAGGGTCTACCCGGATGAAAGCAGGGACAGCACAAAAGATGGTGTTGAATATGATCAGTACCGCAGCCATGATCGGGATTGGAAAAACATACGGTAACTTGATGGTGGATGTTCAACCCAACAACCAGAAATTACGGGAACGGGCCAAACGGATTGTGATGGAGGTGGCAGACGTCTCTGAGGATCTGGCGATGCAAGCTCTGAAACAACAGAACTATCAGACGAAACCTGCTATTCTCCAGTTGATGACGGGGATTTCACCTGAGGCAGCCGTGGAATGTCTTGAGAAAAACGGGAATAAATTAAAGGAAGCTTTGCGCTCTTGTCAAGTTACTGAGTAA
- a CDS encoding GntR family transcriptional regulator: MIDKNSPMPIYYQIEEAVKEQIEKGELKEGDMVPSEREFSERYQISRMTVRQAITNLVRDGYLVRFIGKGTFVARRKIRQTLFGLTSFTEDMKSRGMNPGSQLLDFRQIEAPGSIAEKLHISLGDPVYEIKRVRSANGTPMAMETTYLSCALVPGLTEETVQGSLYQYVEEKRGLKIHSAVQELEASVARKAESDILGIEIGAPLLWIKRFSFLKDKTPLEIVHSAYRGDQYRFVVEMQR; the protein is encoded by the coding sequence ATGATCGACAAAAATTCGCCGATGCCGATCTATTATCAGATTGAGGAAGCTGTTAAAGAACAAATCGAAAAAGGAGAATTAAAGGAAGGGGACATGGTTCCCTCGGAACGGGAGTTTTCGGAACGGTATCAAATCAGTCGGATGACAGTCCGACAGGCGATCACTAATTTGGTGCGAGACGGTTATCTGGTTCGATTTATCGGCAAAGGAACCTTTGTGGCACGGCGTAAAATTCGACAAACCTTGTTTGGACTCACAAGCTTTACGGAGGATATGAAATCAAGAGGAATGAACCCCGGCTCCCAGCTGTTAGACTTCCGACAGATTGAAGCACCAGGGAGCATTGCCGAGAAACTGCATATTTCCTTGGGTGATCCCGTATATGAAATAAAGCGGGTTCGGTCCGCTAACGGGACGCCGATGGCCATGGAGACAACGTATCTTTCCTGTGCCTTGGTACCCGGATTGACGGAAGAAACGGTACAAGGTTCCCTTTATCAATACGTAGAAGAAAAACGGGGATTGAAGATTCATTCCGCTGTGCAGGAGTTGGAAGCTTCTGTGGCTCGTAAGGCGGAAAGTGATATTCTGGGAATTGAAATCGGTGCTCCCTTGCTGTGGATTAAAAGGTTCAGCTTTTTAAAGGATAAAACCCCATTGGAAATTGTCCACTCCGCCTATCGAGGGGATCAATACCGGTTTGTGGTGGAAATGCAACGATAA
- a CDS encoding PTS sugar transporter subunit IIC has translation MEKFLLWIEGTLMPPMARLSEQRHLRAIRDGIVAVLPLIIVGAFFLIIANPPIPKLAELVKPHAESILVPFRLTLGLMALYAAFGMGHSLARSYDLDGLSGGMLSAGAFLLFTIPVNVDTPKDDPLGYVLPIANMGGAGLFVSILAMLFAVETLRLIKKSGFTIKLPDSVPTSVARSFEALVPALVIILVVWGVRVVLNIDIHDVIAMLFKPLGSFAGNNFLGALIPVVFIMLLWSAGIHGVAVIGTAFFPIWYALLDENAAAAAAGDPLPNIIVEPFFQWFVWIGGSGTTIALAIFMCFSRSAYLKQVGRFSIVPGIFNINEPIIFGAPLVMNPLLFIPFILAPIVCTITTYLAFTFELVNRIAILAPWTLPAPIGAYMATGGDWRAIILALLNIVLSGIVYYPFFKMYEKKMLKEEAGEGQAQTAS, from the coding sequence ATGGAAAAGTTTTTGTTATGGATCGAAGGCACACTGATGCCTCCCATGGCTCGATTGTCGGAACAAAGACACTTGCGTGCCATTCGTGACGGGATTGTAGCCGTTCTTCCCCTGATCATTGTCGGCGCATTTTTCCTAATTATCGCAAATCCACCTATCCCAAAACTGGCAGAACTGGTTAAGCCCCATGCGGAAAGCATCCTGGTTCCCTTTCGCCTGACACTGGGACTCATGGCTCTGTATGCCGCCTTCGGTATGGGTCACAGCCTGGCCCGCTCCTATGATTTAGACGGTTTATCCGGAGGTATGCTCTCCGCTGGAGCTTTTTTACTATTCACCATTCCGGTCAATGTGGATACACCCAAGGATGACCCCCTTGGATATGTCCTTCCCATCGCCAATATGGGAGGAGCCGGGTTATTCGTTTCCATTCTGGCCATGCTGTTTGCAGTTGAAACACTTCGATTGATCAAAAAGTCCGGCTTTACAATCAAATTGCCCGACTCCGTCCCAACTTCAGTCGCCCGTTCTTTTGAAGCACTGGTTCCCGCTTTGGTGATCATCTTGGTGGTTTGGGGAGTCCGGGTCGTGTTGAATATCGATATCCATGATGTAATCGCCATGTTATTTAAGCCATTAGGCTCCTTTGCCGGAAACAACTTCTTGGGTGCCCTGATTCCGGTGGTATTTATCATGTTGCTCTGGTCTGCCGGAATCCACGGCGTCGCTGTCATCGGGACTGCCTTTTTCCCGATTTGGTATGCCTTGCTGGACGAGAATGCCGCCGCTGCAGCTGCCGGTGATCCCCTTCCCAACATCATCGTGGAACCTTTTTTCCAGTGGTTTGTCTGGATCGGAGGTTCGGGAACCACCATTGCATTGGCTATCTTTATGTGTTTTTCCCGTTCTGCTTACTTAAAGCAGGTTGGACGTTTCTCCATCGTACCCGGTATTTTCAATATCAATGAACCCATAATTTTTGGTGCTCCACTGGTCATGAACCCACTTTTGTTCATCCCCTTTATTCTGGCACCTATCGTATGTACCATTACTACCTATCTGGCCTTCACCTTTGAACTGGTAAACCGGATAGCCATCCTTGCCCCCTGGACGTTGCCTGCACCCATCGGTGCTTATATGGCAACAGGCGGCGACTGGAGAGCGATTATTCTGGCTTTGTTGAATATCGTCCTGTCCGGAATCGTTTATTATCCCTTCTTCAAAATGTATGAAAAGAAGATGCTGAAGGAAGAAGCGGGAGAAGGCCAAGCACAGACTGCATCATAA
- a CDS encoding 6-phospho-beta-glucosidase, which produces MKDGLKIVTIGGGSSYTPEWVEGLIKRYDTLPIRDLWLVDIPEGEEKLNIVGNLAKRMVKKAGVPMKVHLSLNRREALPDADFVTTQLRVGRLQAREMDESIPLKYGVIGQETNGPGGLFKGLRTIPVILDICRDMEELCPDAWLINFTNPAGMVTEAVLRYSSMQRVVGLCNVPIGIRMQIAEALEVEADRVYIDFAGLNHMVFGLRVCLDGKDITSRVLQLMCEQGSRFSMKNITGMDWEKDFIQALGVIPCPYHRYYYKTREILEEDLQAFRQSGTTRAQIVRKLEQELFELYQSEELAVKPKQLEKRGGAYYSDAACSLIDSIYNDRRDIQTVNVRNNGALTDLPVDSAVEVNCVITKEGPQPLAMGSLPVAVSGLVQQIKSFERVAAEAAVTGNYQTALLAMTINPLVGSDETAKGILDEMLEAHRDNLPQFFNQWKAPEIKQPQ; this is translated from the coding sequence ATGAAGGATGGATTGAAGATCGTTACGATCGGCGGGGGTTCCAGCTATACCCCTGAATGGGTGGAAGGCTTAATCAAGCGATATGACACATTACCCATACGGGATTTATGGCTGGTGGATATTCCGGAGGGAGAGGAAAAACTGAATATTGTCGGCAATCTGGCAAAACGCATGGTAAAAAAAGCAGGAGTCCCCATGAAGGTCCACCTTAGTCTTAATCGTCGGGAAGCCCTGCCGGATGCAGATTTTGTCACTACACAACTTCGTGTGGGACGGCTTCAAGCCCGGGAGATGGATGAAAGCATCCCGCTGAAATATGGGGTAATTGGACAGGAAACCAACGGTCCCGGCGGTCTGTTTAAGGGATTGCGCACCATTCCGGTTATTTTGGATATCTGCCGGGACATGGAAGAGCTATGTCCGGATGCCTGGTTAATCAACTTTACCAATCCGGCGGGAATGGTTACCGAGGCAGTTTTGCGCTATTCCTCTATGCAGCGGGTAGTGGGATTGTGCAATGTCCCTATCGGAATTCGCATGCAAATCGCCGAAGCACTGGAAGTGGAAGCTGATCGGGTTTACATTGATTTTGCCGGACTGAATCACATGGTGTTCGGTCTGCGGGTCTGTTTGGACGGAAAAGATATCACTTCCCGTGTTCTGCAACTGATGTGTGAGCAGGGATCCCGTTTTTCCATGAAAAACATTACCGGGATGGACTGGGAAAAAGACTTTATTCAAGCCCTGGGAGTAATCCCCTGCCCCTATCATCGTTATTACTACAAAACAAGGGAAATTTTGGAGGAGGACCTTCAGGCATTTCGACAGTCCGGAACGACCCGTGCTCAAATCGTCCGTAAGCTGGAACAGGAATTGTTTGAACTGTATCAAAGCGAAGAGCTGGCGGTTAAACCCAAACAACTGGAAAAACGAGGCGGTGCCTATTACAGTGACGCCGCTTGCAGTCTCATTGACTCCATCTACAATGATCGCCGGGATATTCAAACCGTCAACGTTCGAAACAACGGCGCACTGACAGATCTCCCCGTTGACTCTGCCGTGGAGGTCAATTGTGTCATTACCAAAGAAGGACCCCAACCCCTTGCCATGGGTTCCCTGCCGGTGGCGGTTTCCGGACTGGTTCAACAGATCAAGTCCTTTGAACGGGTAGCGGCAGAAGCCGCCGTAACCGGGAACTATCAAACCGCCCTGTTGGCGATGACCATTAACCCTCTGGTAGGCTCTGATGAAACAGCCAAAGGGATTCTGGACGAAATGCTGGAAGCCCATCGGGATAACCTGCCCCAATTTTTCAATCAATGGAAAGCCCCGGAGATCAAACAGCCCCAATAA